The segment TAAAAGAAAGATTAGTACTACTATACACAATAGTAAAAGATAATGGACGGAGGCTGTGTATATGATAAGCCATTTCTTTTGGATATAGAAGATAGGAGCTGTAAAGTACGGGAAGGTTTAAAGAAAGTTGCCCTCTTCTTCAGTTTTGGAAGAGGAGGGCAATCATGGGGCTTACCGAGCTAACTGAGGTGTTGAATAATACTCCTGATACTCCTGTTTCAACTGTTGAATCGCCTTTACGAACCAATCAATTACATGATAATTATCTGAGCCGGGACTTAAAGGCAGTAACAGAAAGTTGCGGTCATGAAAAAATTCTGCTTTACCTTTGGGTTCTTTTTCAGGGTAAAAAGCCCATACTTGACGGATAGCTGGTCCACGTTTTCCGTCGTACTTATGAGTAGAGTAAAATTGGCTTCCATAATTAATCAACTGTTTCATGGTGTCTGATTGTCGGTTACTGCTAATTAGTTTTTGGTTCCAAATTCGCCATTTTGGTCGATATTTAAAGTCCATGACAATTCCGCCGATGTATGTATCTTCTTGATACAGATCTAATCTCACATCCGGCCGATTGTTCGTTCCCCAAGAGTAAACCGGAATGTTATAGGGATCAGTATGTTTGCTGTCCGAAGGGATAATTCCGTCATAGGTAAGATGGAGGTGGATATTATCTTTTTCAAAGATAATTTTTTCGCCAGATGGTAGTGACGGGATGAGCAGACGCTGCTTATCAAAAGCAGGGTTATAAATCCACCCTTGAACGGGTCGGTAGCCGAGAGGATCCCTAGATAACAATTTAATCAGTTGAATGATGCCCCAGATCTCATATAATTTATCGGTTCGTTTCCATTGGTATTTATAGGAATGATCCAAAGTGATTTCGACATCATTTTGCTCCAAGTCCCTATACAGTTGGTAAACAGCTCGGTAACGGACATCGCTAATCATTACATGAGAGATGTTCAGACCAGGGGTGTCAGAAATTTTATTGTACCAGTGTGCCGACTGGATCCGTCGGAAAGTAGCCTTCATTTTCCGAGTCACTATCTGATAATCGTCTAGGATCTTCAGTGTTTTCTCTTTTTCACGGTAAAAGGCACTTTTCCTGGGGATCATGTCCAGTTCGTTTTTCGTTTCATTTCGATATTGGATCAAGCCTTCTTCAAATTGGGTCAAAGTGTTAATGACAGATCGAATGATGGTTTTTAGTAGACGATTTTCCGGAAGGTCGACATCAAAAATTCGGTGGGGAGCTTTTAAAACATCTCTTTTTTCCGGATGAGTGAGTCGGTGTTTGATGGTGACTTCATCGATCATTTTGGAGTGGGCTACAGGGACTGTTCGATACATTTTTTTGATTTGGAAGTTTACTTTATCCAAAAGATCATTTAAGGCAGCAGTCACAGTCGGAAAGTGCCGTTGGATGATCATAAATTGCATAAATAAATGGGAGGGAATTCCTTGACCTGCTAGTGATGTCCGATCGTCGAGATTTTGGCGAATCAAGTCTAAGGCCAGCCCGTTTAGGAGACTTTCCACTTCGTCTTTCATTAGTTCCCATTGTGTAACTTGGATTTGCTTAGGCAAAATCTGTATCCAAGAATAATAGTGAATTCCTTGACTGACTACCCGAATACGATAATGACCAGGGACAAAAGGATAAAATTCATCCTCACTCTTATGTGGCTCAGAGTTCTTCGGGTAATCAAAAAGGGTGACAGGGTCTGAAGAAGAAGGTAAAAAAGCTTCTCCTTCTTCATCGGTTTCTACTAATTTGATAGGAAGACTGTCCAAACCATCCATATAAAAGCGAGCATTTACATCATTGCTAACAAATTTCACAGATAAGTGGAGATTTTCTATAAACTGGATGTCTGCTGTTTGTTGTTGAAATAATACATCTGGCTTTTGGTAAAAATGTGTTAATTCTCGAGAACATCCACTTTGTATAAATGTAACTTTAAAGGGTATATCCATTTAAATCCAACTCTCTCGTTTTCATTGCTACAGCTTGTCTTGTTTTCTCAAAAGTTGAAAGGTCCGAGTAATGGTCAAGGAGATCCAAAAGACGGCTATTTGTTATCTCTCCTGTTTCCTTGTCATAGCGCCCCAACAAAGTCCGAAGCATATCTTCCGGCCCACGGATTTTTGTAATGATTCGTTGGACCAATTGTAAGTCCAGTGCATTTTGACGGAGTAATGGGCCACTGGCAGGTATGTTGTTCAAATAACGACCAATCTGACGAAGAATGCGAGGACCGATTCCCATATTGGAATTGGTCTGTTGAAGGGATTGGTGAAATTCCCATAGTAAATCAAGTTCTCGGTCAGAGAGGTGATCCGCCTGTTTTTTGTTTCGGAATTTGTCATAGGTGGAAAAAGAGATACCCTTGTTCCTTGTAGGTTTGATAACTTCCTGACGTTTTCGATTGCGGACGGATTCCACTTCATTATCCAGTTCCTTCAACATTCTAAAGGGCATCACATTTAGACGGATGACATTGGCACGGTCGAGTACTTTGTCAGAAAAGTGGTAGGTAGATTCATCAAGGTTCACTGTTCCAACAAATAATACATTGCTTCCTAAAGTGATGGTGGGCGG is part of the Kroppenstedtia pulmonis genome and harbors:
- a CDS encoding nuclease domain-containing protein, producing the protein MDIPFKVTFIQSGCSRELTHFYQKPDVLFQQQTADIQFIENLHLSVKFVSNDVNARFYMDGLDSLPIKLVETDEEGEAFLPSSSDPVTLFDYPKNSEPHKSEDEFYPFVPGHYRIRVVSQGIHYYSWIQILPKQIQVTQWELMKDEVESLLNGLALDLIRQNLDDRTSLAGQGIPSHLFMQFMIIQRHFPTVTAALNDLLDKVNFQIKKMYRTVPVAHSKMIDEVTIKHRLTHPEKRDVLKAPHRIFDVDLPENRLLKTIIRSVINTLTQFEEGLIQYRNETKNELDMIPRKSAFYREKEKTLKILDDYQIVTRKMKATFRRIQSAHWYNKISDTPGLNISHVMISDVRYRAVYQLYRDLEQNDVEITLDHSYKYQWKRTDKLYEIWGIIQLIKLLSRDPLGYRPVQGWIYNPAFDKQRLLIPSLPSGEKIIFEKDNIHLHLTYDGIIPSDSKHTDPYNIPVYSWGTNNRPDVRLDLYQEDTYIGGIVMDFKYRPKWRIWNQKLISSNRQSDTMKQLINYGSQFYSTHKYDGKRGPAIRQVWAFYPEKEPKGKAEFFHDRNFLLLPLSPGSDNYHVIDWFVKAIQQLKQEYQEYYSTPQLAR